A window from Culex pipiens pallens isolate TS chromosome 3, TS_CPP_V2, whole genome shotgun sequence encodes these proteins:
- the LOC120427560 gene encoding elongation factor 1-alpha — protein sequence MGKEKTHINIVVIGHVDSGKSTTTGHLIYKCGGIDKRTIEKFEKEAQEMGKGSFKYAWVLDKLKAERERGITIDIALWKFETAKYYVTIIDAPGHRDFIKNMITGTSQADCAVLIVAAGTGEFEAGISKNGQTREHALLAFTLGVKQLIVGVNKMDSTEPPYNEGRFEEIKKEVSSYIKKIGYNPAAVAFVPISGWHGDNMLEPSTKMPWFKGWAVERKEGKADGKCLIEALDAILPPSRPTDKPLRLPLQDVYKIGGIGTVPVGRVETGVIKPGTVVVFAPVNLTTEVKSVEMHHEALQEAVPGDNVGFNVKNVSVKELRRGYVAGDSKNAPPKGAADFTAQVIVLNHPGQISNGYTPVLDCHTAHIACKFSEIKEKVDRRSGKSTEDNPKSIKSGDAAIVILVPSKPLCVESFQEFPPLGRFAVRDMRQTVAVGVIKAVSFKDAAGGKVTKAAEKATKGKK from the coding sequence ATGGGTAAGGAAAAGACTCATATTAACATTGTCGTGATTGGACACGTCGATTCCGGCAAGTCGACCACCACCGGCCATCTGATCTACAAATGCGGCGGTATCGACAAGCGTACCATCGAGAAGTTCGAGAAGGAAGCCCAGGAGATGGGCAAGGGCTCCTTCAAGTACGCCTGGGTGTTGGACAAACTGAAGGCCGAGCGCGAGCGTGGTATCACCATCGATATCGCCCTGTGGAAGTTCGAGACCGCCAAGTACTATGTGACGATCATCGATGCCCCCGGACATCGTGATTTCATCAAGAACATGATCACCGGAACGTCGCAGGCCGATTGTGCCGTGCTGATCGTCGCCGCCGGTACCGGTGAGTTCGAGGCTGGTATCTCCAAGAACGGACAGACCCGTGAGCATGCCCTGCTCGCCTTCACCCTCGGTGTCAAGCAGCTGATCGTCGGTGTCAACAAGATGGACTCGACCGAGCCGCCATACAACGAGGGCCGCTTCGAGGAAATCAAGAAGGAAGTCTCGTCCTACATCAAGAAGATCGGTTACAACCCGGCTGCCGTCGCTTTCGTGCCCATCTCCGGATGGCACGGAGACAACATGCTGGAACCGTCCACCAAGATGCCCTGGTTCAAGGGATGGGCTGTCGAGCGCAAGGAAGGCAAGGCCGACGGCAAGTGCCTGATTGAGGCTCTGGATGCCATCCTGCCCCCGTCGCGTCCCACCGACAAGCCCCTGCGTCTGCCCCTGCAGGACGTCTACAAAATCGGTGGTATCGGAACGGTCCCGGTCGGTCGTGTGGAAACCGGTGTGATCAAGCCCGGTACCGTTGTGGTCTTCGCCCCGGTCAACCTGACCACTGAAGTCAAGTCCGTCGAAATGCACCACGAAGCCCTGCAGGAGGCCGTGCCCGGAGACAACGTCGGCTTCAACGTCAAGAACGTGTCCGTCAAGGAACTGCGTCGTGGATACGTCGCCGGTGACTCCAAGAACGCCCCGCCCAAGGGTGCCGCCGACTTCACCGCTCAGGTCATCGTGCTGAACCACCCCGGCCAGATCTCCAACGGATACACCCCAGTGCTGGATTGCCACACCGCTCACATTGCTTGCAAGTTCAGCGAGATCAAGGAGAAGGTCGACCGTCGTTCCGGCAAGTCCACCGAGGACAACCCCAAGTCCATCAAGTCCGGTGATGCCGCCATCGTCATCCTGGTCCCATCCAAGCCGCTGTGCGTGGAATCCTTCCAGGAGTTCCCCCCGCTCGGACGTTTCGCCGTGCGTGACATGAGACAGACCGTCGCTGTCGGTGTCATCAAGGCCGTCTCCTTCAAGGATGCCGCCGGTGGCAAGGTCACCAAGGCCGCCGAAAAGGCCACCAAGGGCAAGAAATAG